The proteins below come from a single Mercenaria mercenaria strain notata chromosome 3, MADL_Memer_1, whole genome shotgun sequence genomic window:
- the LOC123525062 gene encoding low affinity immunoglobulin epsilon Fc receptor-like encodes MLLSSVTREKRLEEEKQLDYSLKAAKRFDVLALAISKEKSATRRLMERFQDQVERKVMNFVNKTNQSIVGIDKKGTEVKETVQQYSYNISSLEQTLNNIQKTVSDLYGGFGEIKDAISKIENELIKLKKLMKMSSAVLQCQELGGELAEADTVAEMNYLLGFTDSSAWIGASNRDEEGKFVWRSSNMPLWYLPWKHIQPNNWGGNQDCLIIWDSNDEPCQNSYSFICEK; translated from the coding sequence ATGTTGCTATCATCAGTGACACGAGAAAAACGTCTAGAAGAAGAGAAGCAACTTGATTACTCATTAAAAGCAGCAAAAAGGTTCGATGTGTTGGCATTAGCTATTAGTAAAGAAAAGAGCGCAACAAGAAGACTTATGGAAAGGTTTCAAGATCAAGTCGAACGCAAGGTAATGAACTTCGTGAATAAAACAAATCAGAGCATAGTTGGCATTGATAAAAAGGGAACAGAAGTGAAAGAAACCGTGCAGCAGTACTCTTACAACATCTCCAGTCTTGAACAGACGCTGAACAACATCCAAAAGACAGTTTCAGATCTGTATGGCGGGTTTGGGGAGATCAAAGATGCAATTTCGAAGATCGAAAATGAgctgatcaaattaaaaaaattaatgaaaatgagtTCTGCTGTGCTACAATGTCAAGAGCTTGGCGGAGAGCTTGCCGAAGCAGACACTGTAGCGGAGATGAATTACTTGCTCGGTTTTACAGATAGTTCTGCTTGGATTGGTGCTTCAAACAGAGACGAAGAAGGCAAGTTTGTATGGAGAAGCTCAAATATGCCGTTATGGTATCTACCATGGAAGCATATACAGCCGAACAACTGGGGAGGAAACCAGGATTGTTTAATTATTTGGGACTCGAACGATGAACCATGTCAGAATAGCTATTCTTTTATTTGCGAAAAATAA
- the LOC123523578 gene encoding uncharacterized protein LOC123523578, with protein MKRTILQVACPQFDQNNTVLTNTTASIPLLTSILRGCLPVNVSSLPVYVELIESDKETDVNTDLGALMYIVTVLLMYSCGIFFMIMKNLKREKHALEEERTLDDFFRGIPVSEKEREKDNVNRVAIQAFYTMTSCKLQDLNKMPIMDQQTLNSTSLCYSVDTIPEDEDEENEELEDYDSDSNSNSDTEITEDCIKSQIITNSNVNG; from the coding sequence ATGAAACGGACAATATTACAAGTTGCGTGTCCACAGTTTGACCAAAACAATACTGTTCTTACAAACACTACAGCGTCCATTCCGTTGCTAACAAGCATTTTGCGAGGCTGTCTTCCGGTAAACGTTTCGTCACTTCCTGTGTATGTCGAACTTATAGAATCTGATAAAGAAACCGATGTAAACACAGATCTCGGTGCTTTGATGTATATTGTCACTGTACTATTGATGTACTCGTGTGGAATCTTCTTCATGAtcatgaaaaatttgaaaagagAAAAGCATGCATTGGAGGAGGAAAGAACTCTTGATGACTTTTTTCGTGGTATACCTGTTAGTGAGAAAGAACGTGAAAAGGACAATGTGAATCGTGTGGCTATCCAAGCGTTCTACACAATGACATCATGTAAATTGCAGGATCTAAATAAGATGCCAATAATGGATCAACAAACACTTAACAGTACATCACTTTGCTACAGTGTTGACACTATTCCTGAGGATGAAGATGAAGAAAATGAAGAGTTAGAAGACTACGATAGTGACAGCAACAGCAATAGTGACACTGAAATAACTGAAGACTGCATCAAATCGCAAATTATTACAAACAGCAATGTGAATGGTTGA